Proteins encoded by one window of Lactobacillus sp. ESL0684:
- a CDS encoding aminotransferase class I/II-fold pyridoxal phosphate-dependent enzyme — protein sequence MVELINYMKKGLADAPSNPILKFSDYASKIPDVVKFTLGEPDFNTPDHIKEAAKKGIDDNHSHYAPSNGTMGLRTAASEFLAKKYGQKYDPATEVLVTTGVTESIFDTVVATLNPGDVMVVPTPLFSMYMGDLGILNSGAEIVEIDTSTDNFKLTPEKLQQVLEQYGDRVRLLVMNYPTNPTGVMYSQAELDALADVIRDKPIFALCDEIYSELNYDQPHASMEKSLHDQVILMNGVSKAWAMTGYRIGITCAPKEILEQIAKVHQAVVTTEPTPMQDAAEEAFKNGMDDAQPMKAEFQKRRDILYNGLTKLGFDCVKPNGAFYIFAKIPAGLEQDDNKFIYDLVDKAHVAVTAGSCFDKGGAGYVRFSYAVALDQIEEGLKRLEKYVKENKTY from the coding sequence ATGGTTGAATTAATTAATTACATGAAAAAAGGCTTAGCTGATGCTCCTTCAAATCCAATTTTGAAATTTTCAGATTATGCCAGTAAAATTCCTGATGTAGTAAAGTTTACTTTGGGTGAACCAGACTTTAATACGCCAGATCACATTAAGGAAGCTGCTAAAAAAGGAATTGATGATAATCATTCTCACTATGCTCCTTCTAACGGGACAATGGGTCTGCGGACTGCTGCTAGTGAGTTTTTGGCTAAAAAATACGGTCAAAAGTATGACCCAGCAACCGAAGTATTGGTTACCACTGGCGTGACTGAATCGATTTTTGATACGGTAGTTGCCACGCTTAATCCTGGAGATGTGATGGTTGTGCCGACACCATTATTTTCAATGTATATGGGAGACTTGGGGATTCTTAATTCCGGAGCTGAAATTGTGGAGATTGATACCTCTACTGATAACTTCAAGTTGACGCCAGAAAAATTACAACAGGTATTGGAACAATATGGTGATCGAGTTCGATTACTGGTAATGAACTATCCAACTAATCCAACTGGGGTAATGTATAGCCAAGCAGAGCTTGATGCCTTGGCAGATGTGATTCGTGATAAACCGATCTTTGCTTTATGCGACGAGATTTATAGCGAACTTAATTATGATCAACCACATGCTTCAATGGAAAAATCACTACATGATCAAGTCATTTTAATGAATGGTGTGTCAAAAGCTTGGGCAATGACAGGTTATCGGATTGGAATAACTTGTGCTCCTAAAGAAATTTTGGAACAAATTGCTAAAGTCCATCAGGCAGTGGTAACAACTGAACCTACACCAATGCAAGATGCTGCTGAAGAGGCTTTTAAAAATGGCATGGATGATGCCCAACCGATGAAAGCTGAATTCCAGAAGCGCCGTGATATTTTGTATAATGGTCTAACTAAATTAGGATTTGACTGTGTTAAGCCTAATGGTGCCTTTTACATTTTTGCCAAAATTCCGGCTGGCTTAGAACAAGATGATAATAAATTTATTTATGATTTAGTTGATAAGGCTCATGTTGCCGTTACTGCAGGTTCTTGCTTTGACAAAGGTGGGGCAGGCTATGTTAGGTTCTCTTATGCAGTAGCTTTAGATCAGATTGAAGAAGGTCTAAAACGGTTAGAAAAGTACGTCAAAGAAAATAAAACATACTAA